A single genomic interval of Oncorhynchus mykiss isolate Arlee chromosome 13, USDA_OmykA_1.1, whole genome shotgun sequence harbors:
- the rtnanos3 gene encoding Nanos3 (The RefSeq protein has 8 substitutions compared to this genomic sequence), producing the protein MNAMICQLQHLPRYMESENRRFQPWRDYMKLADAVREMQLGNFTSEPSTVEGHDSGICSTMVEFEEFPPRALLSPITPVATPPLWHEMEPLDSEIVPLHKHAALRPSSTKGPEPPTASSRSSAGTRGQKERMKATCSKTPEEVSSPERKICSFCKHNGELESVFGSHSLKNQDGDVVCPYLRQYICPLCGATKAKAHTKRFCPQVETTYSSVYVKS; encoded by the coding sequence ATGAACGCTATGATTTGTCAACTCCAACACCTACCGCGTTACATGGAGTCCGAAAACAGGAGATTCCAACCGTGGCGGGACTACATGAAGCTAGCGGACGCAGTGCGGGAGATGCAGTTAGGGAACTTCACATCAGAACCGTCAACCGTTGAGGGTCATGACTCCGGGATATGGTCGACCATGGTGGAATTTGAGGAGTTTCCGCCGCGAGCCTTGCTGTCACCGATAACACCTGTGCCGACACCACCCCTAGGGCACGAAATGAAACCCCTGGATTCCGAAATCGTCCCCTTGCATAAACACGCTGCTTTACGTCCGAGCAGCACCAAGGGTCCCGAGCCCCCTACAGCAGCGTCCAGATCCTCTGCGGGCACCCGGGGCCAGAAGGAGAGAATGAAGGCGACCTGCTCTAAGACGCCGGAGGAGGTGTCATCACCTGAGCGCAAGATCTGCAGCTTCTGCAAACACAACGGGGAGTCAGAGTCTGTGTATGGGTCCCACAGTCTCAAGAACCAGGATGGGGACGTGGTATGCCCGTACCTGCGGCAATATATCTGCCCTCTCTGTGGGGCCACCAAGGCCAAAGCCCACACCAAGCGCTTCTGTCCCCAAGTCGAAACCACCTACAGCTCGGTCTATGTCAAGTGATAG
- the LOC110493382 gene encoding afadin- and alpha-actinin-binding protein B-like isoform X4 has translation MASRCGQGRAAGSQRRRQESSDLQDTYLLHGEPSPPLSNLSLHASWWSGRDEHRETGPSLGRDEHRETGPSLGRDEHRETGPSLGEQLVERNQHVARLQDALRREREKGSSLQCRCNQQGSELRRREQHSARLKERLTQLAERHRERGASMELLNPVPRGQVKRDRPARTNGRKEEAALRVMLERREAEIREAMKLRHKLTTLLHALRADMERTLLDTVGDQEEDPDSANMLVESEESLGEHVTGGVVQGWKSVQRRLGDLLSQVVFVCIGHVAVGTDQDKLLAQLETELDQSQQLVKLQQHLLQDSVITPVPAALTDCYFLEEWERLQDSWAELEHQKRSFHRERRAFTDAAIRLGHERREFEQQRACVVKQQYLFDSPLGRTLQRHNRRESTVLSPVRVMPSQSAGMWGQRGSSSPPLVLTWTGHFSSIAVYMSFPLYVL, from the exons ATGGCTTCTAGATGTGGGCAGGGACGGGCAGCAGGGTCCCAGAGGAGACGACAGGAGAGCTCAG aCCTCCAGGACACATACCTCCTCCATGGGGAGCCTAGCCCCCCTCTCAGTAacctgtctctccatgcctcctggTGGTCTGGCAGGGACGAGCACCGAGAGACagggccctctcttggcagggacgagcacagagagacagggcccTCCCTTGGCAGGGacgagcacagagagacaggaccctCCCTTGGG GAgcaactggttgagagaaatcaGCACGTTGCCAGACTACAGGATGCACTGAGAcgcgagagagagaag gGTTCCAGCCTGCAGTGTCGGTGTAATCAGCAGGGGTCAGAGTTGAGGCGTAGAGAGCAGCACAGCGCCAGACTGAAGGAGAGACTAACCCAACttgcagagagacacagagagaggggcgcCT ccATGGAGCTGTTGAACCCGGTGCCCAGAGGTCAGGTGAAGAGGGACAGACCAGCCAGGACCAACGGAAG gaaggaggaggCAGCGCTACGTGTGATGCTGGAGCGGCGAGAGGCGGAGATAAGGGAGGCCATGAAGCTCCGACACAAACTCACCACGCTACTGCACGCGCTCAGAGCAGACATGGAACGG ACCCTATTGGACACTGTGGGTGACCAGGAAGAGGACCCAGACAGCGCCAATATGCTGGTCGAGTCAGAGGAGTCCCTGGGCGAACATGTGACAGGGGGTGTGGTCCAGGGATGGAAGAGTGTGCAGAGGAGACTAGGAGACCTCCTGAGTCAGG TGGTTTTTGTGTGTATAGGTCACGTGGCTGTGGGGACCGACCAGGATAAGCTCTTGGCCCAGCTAGAGACAGAGTTGGATCAGAGTCAACAGTTGGTCAAACTGCAGCAGCATCTACTACAG GACAGTGTGATCACTCCGGTCCCGGCCGCTCTGACAGACTGCTACTTCCTGGAAGAGTGGGAGCGGCTTCAGGACAGCTGGGCGGAGCTAGAACACCAGAAGCGGAGCTTCCATAGGGAGAGACGGGCCTTCACCGACGCTGCCATCCGATTGGGCCACGag agacgtGAGTTTGAGCAGCAGAGGGCCTGTGTGGTGAAGCAGCAGTATCTGTTTGACTCTCCGTTGGGGAGGACGTTGCAGCGTCACAACAGGAGAGAGAGCACCGTCCTCA GTCCAGTGAGAGTGATGCCCAGTCAGAGTGCTGGGATGTGGGGGCAGAGAGGCTCCAGTTCGCCCCCCCTGGTCCTCACCTGGACGGGTCATTTCAGTAGTATTGCTGTTTATATGTCGTTTCCATTGTATGTTTTATAA
- the LOC110493382 gene encoding afadin- and alpha-actinin-binding protein-like isoform X3, which produces MASRCGQGRAAGSQRRRQESSDLQDTYLLHGEPSPPLSNLSLHASWWSGRDEHRETGPSLGRDEHRETGPSLGEQLVERNQHVARLQDALRREREKGSSLQCRCNQQGSELRRREQHSARLKERLTQLAERHRERGASMELLNPVPRGQVKRDRPARTNGRKEEAALRVMLERREAEIREAMKLRHKLTTLLHALRADMERTLLDTVGDQEEDPDSANMLVESEESLGEHVTGGVVQGWKSVQRRLGDLLSQVVFVCIGHVAVGTDQDKLLAQLETELDQSQQLVKLQQHLLQDSVITPVPAALTDCYFLEEWERLQDSWAELEHQKRSFHRERRAFTDAAIRLGHERREFEQQRACVVKQQYLFDSPLGRTLQRHNRRESTVLNLSDSDHMILSGCRPATPSSAESGIIPWLGSSVSLQVHGKVKVHTPSTPELYSALQLPYSCRSSESDAQSECWDVGAERLQFAPPGPHLDGSFQ; this is translated from the exons ATGGCTTCTAGATGTGGGCAGGGACGGGCAGCAGGGTCCCAGAGGAGACGACAGGAGAGCTCAG aCCTCCAGGACACATACCTCCTCCATGGGGAGCCTAGCCCCCCTCTCAGTAacctgtctctccatgcctcctggTGGTCTGGCAGGGACGAGCACCGAGAGACagggccctctcttggcagggacgagcacagagagacagggcccTCCCTTGG GGAgcaactggttgagagaaatcaGCACGTTGCCAGACTACAGGATGCACTGAGAcgcgagagagagaag gGTTCCAGCCTGCAGTGTCGGTGTAATCAGCAGGGGTCAGAGTTGAGGCGTAGAGAGCAGCACAGCGCCAGACTGAAGGAGAGACTAACCCAACttgcagagagacacagagagaggggcgcCT ccATGGAGCTGTTGAACCCGGTGCCCAGAGGTCAGGTGAAGAGGGACAGACCAGCCAGGACCAACGGAAG gaaggaggaggCAGCGCTACGTGTGATGCTGGAGCGGCGAGAGGCGGAGATAAGGGAGGCCATGAAGCTCCGACACAAACTCACCACGCTACTGCACGCGCTCAGAGCAGACATGGAACGG ACCCTATTGGACACTGTGGGTGACCAGGAAGAGGACCCAGACAGCGCCAATATGCTGGTCGAGTCAGAGGAGTCCCTGGGCGAACATGTGACAGGGGGTGTGGTCCAGGGATGGAAGAGTGTGCAGAGGAGACTAGGAGACCTCCTGAGTCAGG TGGTTTTTGTGTGTATAGGTCACGTGGCTGTGGGGACCGACCAGGATAAGCTCTTGGCCCAGCTAGAGACAGAGTTGGATCAGAGTCAACAGTTGGTCAAACTGCAGCAGCATCTACTACAG GACAGTGTGATCACTCCGGTCCCGGCCGCTCTGACAGACTGCTACTTCCTGGAAGAGTGGGAGCGGCTTCAGGACAGCTGGGCGGAGCTAGAACACCAGAAGCGGAGCTTCCATAGGGAGAGACGGGCCTTCACCGACGCTGCCATCCGATTGGGCCACGag agacgtGAGTTTGAGCAGCAGAGGGCCTGTGTGGTGAAGCAGCAGTATCTGTTTGACTCTCCGTTGGGGAGGACGTTGCAGCGTCACAACAGGAGAGAGAGCACCGTCCTCA ATCTCTCAGATTCTGATCACATGATCTTGTCCGGCTGCCGGCCGGCCACGCCCTCCTCTGCCGAGTCTGGGATCATACCCTGGTTAGGGTCATCGGTGTCTCTGCAGGTTCATGGCAAAGTCAAAGTTCACACGCCCAGCACCCCAGAGCTCTACTCTGCCCTCCAACTGCCCTACAGCTGCAG GTCCAGTGAGAGTGATGCCCAGTCAGAGTGCTGGGATGTGGGGGCAGAGAGGCTCCAGTTCGCCCCCCCTGGTCCTCACCTGGACGGGTCATTTCAGTAG
- the LOC110493382 gene encoding afadin- and alpha-actinin-binding protein-like isoform X2, whose product MASRCGQGRAAGSQRRRQESSDLQDTYLLHGEPSPPLSNLSLHASWWSGRDEHRETGPSLGRDEHRETGPSLGRDEHRETGPSLGEQLVERNQHVARLQDALRREREKGSSLQCRCNQQGSELRRREQHSARLKERLTQLAERHRERGASMELLNPVPRGQVKRDRPARTNGRKEEAALRVMLERREAEIREAMKLRHKLTTLLHALRADMERTLLDTVGDQEEDPDSANMLVESEESLGEHVTGGVVQGWKSVQRRLGDLLSQGHVAVGTDQDKLLAQLETELDQSQQLVKLQQHLLQDSVITPVPAALTDCYFLEEWERLQDSWAELEHQKRSFHRERRAFTDAAIRLGHERREFEQQRACVVKQQYLFDSPLGRTLQRHNRRESTVLNLSDSDHMILSGCRPATPSSAESGIIPWLGSSVSLQVHGKVKVHTPSTPELYSALQLPYSCRSSESDAQSECWDVGAERLQFAPPGPHLDGSFQ is encoded by the exons ATGGCTTCTAGATGTGGGCAGGGACGGGCAGCAGGGTCCCAGAGGAGACGACAGGAGAGCTCAG aCCTCCAGGACACATACCTCCTCCATGGGGAGCCTAGCCCCCCTCTCAGTAacctgtctctccatgcctcctggTGGTCTGGCAGGGACGAGCACCGAGAGACagggccctctcttggcagggacgagcacagagagacagggcccTCCCTTGGCAGGGacgagcacagagagacaggaccctCCCTTGGG GAgcaactggttgagagaaatcaGCACGTTGCCAGACTACAGGATGCACTGAGAcgcgagagagagaag gGTTCCAGCCTGCAGTGTCGGTGTAATCAGCAGGGGTCAGAGTTGAGGCGTAGAGAGCAGCACAGCGCCAGACTGAAGGAGAGACTAACCCAACttgcagagagacacagagagaggggcgcCT ccATGGAGCTGTTGAACCCGGTGCCCAGAGGTCAGGTGAAGAGGGACAGACCAGCCAGGACCAACGGAAG gaaggaggaggCAGCGCTACGTGTGATGCTGGAGCGGCGAGAGGCGGAGATAAGGGAGGCCATGAAGCTCCGACACAAACTCACCACGCTACTGCACGCGCTCAGAGCAGACATGGAACGG ACCCTATTGGACACTGTGGGTGACCAGGAAGAGGACCCAGACAGCGCCAATATGCTGGTCGAGTCAGAGGAGTCCCTGGGCGAACATGTGACAGGGGGTGTGGTCCAGGGATGGAAGAGTGTGCAGAGGAGACTAGGAGACCTCCTGAGTCAGG GTCACGTGGCTGTGGGGACCGACCAGGATAAGCTCTTGGCCCAGCTAGAGACAGAGTTGGATCAGAGTCAACAGTTGGTCAAACTGCAGCAGCATCTACTACAG GACAGTGTGATCACTCCGGTCCCGGCCGCTCTGACAGACTGCTACTTCCTGGAAGAGTGGGAGCGGCTTCAGGACAGCTGGGCGGAGCTAGAACACCAGAAGCGGAGCTTCCATAGGGAGAGACGGGCCTTCACCGACGCTGCCATCCGATTGGGCCACGag agacgtGAGTTTGAGCAGCAGAGGGCCTGTGTGGTGAAGCAGCAGTATCTGTTTGACTCTCCGTTGGGGAGGACGTTGCAGCGTCACAACAGGAGAGAGAGCACCGTCCTCA ATCTCTCAGATTCTGATCACATGATCTTGTCCGGCTGCCGGCCGGCCACGCCCTCCTCTGCCGAGTCTGGGATCATACCCTGGTTAGGGTCATCGGTGTCTCTGCAGGTTCATGGCAAAGTCAAAGTTCACACGCCCAGCACCCCAGAGCTCTACTCTGCCCTCCAACTGCCCTACAGCTGCAG GTCCAGTGAGAGTGATGCCCAGTCAGAGTGCTGGGATGTGGGGGCAGAGAGGCTCCAGTTCGCCCCCCCTGGTCCTCACCTGGACGGGTCATTTCAGTAG
- the LOC110493382 gene encoding afadin- and alpha-actinin-binding protein-like isoform X1 has translation MASRCGQGRAAGSQRRRQESSDLQDTYLLHGEPSPPLSNLSLHASWWSGRDEHRETGPSLGRDEHRETGPSLGRDEHRETGPSLGEQLVERNQHVARLQDALRREREKGSSLQCRCNQQGSELRRREQHSARLKERLTQLAERHRERGASMELLNPVPRGQVKRDRPARTNGRKEEAALRVMLERREAEIREAMKLRHKLTTLLHALRADMERTLLDTVGDQEEDPDSANMLVESEESLGEHVTGGVVQGWKSVQRRLGDLLSQVVFVCIGHVAVGTDQDKLLAQLETELDQSQQLVKLQQHLLQDSVITPVPAALTDCYFLEEWERLQDSWAELEHQKRSFHRERRAFTDAAIRLGHERREFEQQRACVVKQQYLFDSPLGRTLQRHNRRESTVLNLSDSDHMILSGCRPATPSSAESGIIPWLGSSVSLQVHGKVKVHTPSTPELYSALQLPYSCRSSESDAQSECWDVGAERLQFAPPGPHLDGSFQ, from the exons ATGGCTTCTAGATGTGGGCAGGGACGGGCAGCAGGGTCCCAGAGGAGACGACAGGAGAGCTCAG aCCTCCAGGACACATACCTCCTCCATGGGGAGCCTAGCCCCCCTCTCAGTAacctgtctctccatgcctcctggTGGTCTGGCAGGGACGAGCACCGAGAGACagggccctctcttggcagggacgagcacagagagacagggcccTCCCTTGGCAGGGacgagcacagagagacaggaccctCCCTTGGG GAgcaactggttgagagaaatcaGCACGTTGCCAGACTACAGGATGCACTGAGAcgcgagagagagaag gGTTCCAGCCTGCAGTGTCGGTGTAATCAGCAGGGGTCAGAGTTGAGGCGTAGAGAGCAGCACAGCGCCAGACTGAAGGAGAGACTAACCCAACttgcagagagacacagagagaggggcgcCT ccATGGAGCTGTTGAACCCGGTGCCCAGAGGTCAGGTGAAGAGGGACAGACCAGCCAGGACCAACGGAAG gaaggaggaggCAGCGCTACGTGTGATGCTGGAGCGGCGAGAGGCGGAGATAAGGGAGGCCATGAAGCTCCGACACAAACTCACCACGCTACTGCACGCGCTCAGAGCAGACATGGAACGG ACCCTATTGGACACTGTGGGTGACCAGGAAGAGGACCCAGACAGCGCCAATATGCTGGTCGAGTCAGAGGAGTCCCTGGGCGAACATGTGACAGGGGGTGTGGTCCAGGGATGGAAGAGTGTGCAGAGGAGACTAGGAGACCTCCTGAGTCAGG TGGTTTTTGTGTGTATAGGTCACGTGGCTGTGGGGACCGACCAGGATAAGCTCTTGGCCCAGCTAGAGACAGAGTTGGATCAGAGTCAACAGTTGGTCAAACTGCAGCAGCATCTACTACAG GACAGTGTGATCACTCCGGTCCCGGCCGCTCTGACAGACTGCTACTTCCTGGAAGAGTGGGAGCGGCTTCAGGACAGCTGGGCGGAGCTAGAACACCAGAAGCGGAGCTTCCATAGGGAGAGACGGGCCTTCACCGACGCTGCCATCCGATTGGGCCACGag agacgtGAGTTTGAGCAGCAGAGGGCCTGTGTGGTGAAGCAGCAGTATCTGTTTGACTCTCCGTTGGGGAGGACGTTGCAGCGTCACAACAGGAGAGAGAGCACCGTCCTCA ATCTCTCAGATTCTGATCACATGATCTTGTCCGGCTGCCGGCCGGCCACGCCCTCCTCTGCCGAGTCTGGGATCATACCCTGGTTAGGGTCATCGGTGTCTCTGCAGGTTCATGGCAAAGTCAAAGTTCACACGCCCAGCACCCCAGAGCTCTACTCTGCCCTCCAACTGCCCTACAGCTGCAG GTCCAGTGAGAGTGATGCCCAGTCAGAGTGCTGGGATGTGGGGGCAGAGAGGCTCCAGTTCGCCCCCCCTGGTCCTCACCTGGACGGGTCATTTCAGTAG